The proteins below come from a single Natrinema sp. SYSU A 869 genomic window:
- a CDS encoding APC family permease codes for MSENGDGGGRDGNDGGSGGGDEGGGGGGNDGGGFGVGTAVALGVGGIVGGGIYAAIGIVVAAAGILTWFAYSLATIVVLCCAYSYVKLNDATDSSGGSVSYIEELTGRSTVAGVVGWTLVVGYIGTMAMYAYAFGMYGQMLIGFEYVWGLPIRQFLSVGVLAVFIGLNLLGASSSAAVERYLVFIQAGIIAVFGLIGLWFGAANYQLRLGFAELGINPILAASVGFVSFEGWQLLFYDQEQFDDPDETLAKGVFISVPIAAAIYILVGFVITTLLPEEVVAAQPEPALLYGALLISKWLALAVGLAGLISTASAINSTLFSEAIFVKNLIGDDILPHEMGDPDADAAPKRTVIVIGVLTAAFTVLGSLEAVVEFASLAFIVVFGAMSALALTVRDSDAVDVNPVPPLLGVVGSAAFFVMLTWYLYSQLPAVFWLVVVIAAVVFTVEAMYFKREELSEGVQQVEKRV; via the coding sequence ATGAGCGAAAACGGAGACGGCGGGGGCAGGGACGGGAACGACGGCGGGAGCGGGGGCGGAGACGAGGGCGGGGGCGGAGGAGGGAACGACGGCGGCGGATTCGGCGTCGGAACGGCCGTCGCGCTGGGTGTGGGCGGTATCGTCGGCGGCGGCATCTACGCAGCGATTGGCATCGTCGTGGCCGCCGCGGGGATCCTGACGTGGTTCGCCTACAGTCTCGCAACCATCGTCGTCCTCTGTTGTGCCTACTCGTACGTCAAACTGAACGACGCGACCGATAGCAGCGGTGGGTCGGTATCCTACATCGAGGAACTCACGGGAAGATCGACGGTCGCTGGTGTCGTCGGCTGGACGCTCGTCGTCGGTTACATCGGGACGATGGCGATGTACGCCTACGCGTTCGGGATGTACGGACAGATGCTGATCGGCTTCGAATATGTCTGGGGGCTGCCGATTCGACAGTTCCTCTCGGTCGGCGTGCTCGCGGTCTTCATCGGGTTGAACCTCCTCGGTGCGAGTTCGTCGGCGGCGGTCGAACGGTATCTCGTGTTCATACAGGCGGGGATCATTGCCGTGTTCGGGCTGATCGGCCTGTGGTTCGGCGCGGCGAACTATCAACTGCGACTCGGTTTCGCGGAACTCGGGATCAATCCGATCCTCGCCGCCTCGGTCGGGTTCGTCTCGTTCGAGGGGTGGCAGCTCCTGTTTTACGATCAGGAACAGTTTGATGATCCGGACGAGACGCTCGCGAAGGGCGTGTTCATCTCGGTCCCGATCGCAGCAGCCATTTACATTCTCGTCGGGTTCGTAATCACGACCCTCCTGCCCGAAGAGGTCGTCGCCGCCCAACCTGAACCGGCGCTACTCTATGGGGCGCTGCTCATCTCGAAGTGGCTTGCGCTCGCAGTCGGACTCGCCGGGCTCATCTCGACGGCCAGCGCGATCAACTCGACGCTGTTCAGCGAGGCCATCTTCGTGAAGAACCTCATCGGCGACGACATCCTGCCCCACGAGATGGGCGACCCCGACGCCGACGCCGCCCCGAAACGGACCGTGATCGTCATCGGCGTCCTGACGGCCGCCTTTACCGTCCTCGGCAGCCTCGAGGCGGTCGTGGAGTTCGCCTCATTGGCCTTTATCGTCGTCTTCGGCGCGATGAGCGCGCTCGCACTGACAGTGCGCGATTCCGACGCGGTCGACGTCAACCCTGTGCCGCCACTGCTCGGCGTCGTCGGCTCGGCCGCGTTCTTCGTCATGCTGACATGGTACCTCTACTCACAACTCCCCGCGGTCTTCTGGCTGGTTGTCGTCATCGCGGCGGTAGTCTTCACGGTCGAAGCGATGTACTTCAAACGAGAGGAACTCTCCGAAGGCGTTCAACAGGTGGAGAAACGGGTCTGA
- a CDS encoding DNA topoisomerase I → MELIITEKDNAARRIADILSGETYDSSRENGVNVYEWGGKRCVGLSGHVVGVDFPSEYSDWRDVEPVELIDASVEKTATKENIVATLRLLSRRAQRVTIATDYDREGELIGKEAYDIVRNVDEDVPIRRVRFSSITENEVQSAFDEPDELDFDLAAAGEARQIIDLIWGAALTRYLSLSAGQLGDDFISVGRVQSPTLKLIVDREREIQAFDPEDYWELFADLQKSEAQRASETSSGEEPRDDETSFEAQYFYRDEDDNEAERVWDETVADEVYETLADRDAATVVDVNRRTRTDTPPEPFNTTQFIRAASAIGYSAKRAMSIAEDLYTAGYITYPRTDNTVYPDDLDPEELLDEFVSHPSLGDSAESLLEADEIVPTEGDEETTDHPPIHPTGEIPTRGDVSDDEWDVFELVVRRFYATVADAAVWEHLKVVAEVDDCRLKSNGKRLVEPGYHDVYPYFSTTENFVPDVDEGEELALSDVELEDKETQPPRRYGQSRLIETMEDMGIGTKSTRHNTLEKLYDRGYIESDPPRPTKLAMAVVDAAENYADRIVSEEMTAQLEADMDAIASGEATLADVTDESREMLEEIFANLADSRDEIGDHLRKSLKDDKRLGPCPECGEDLLVRRSRHGSYFIGCDGYPDCENTLPLPSTGKPLILEDECEEHGLNEVKMLAGRQTFVHGCPLCKAEDAGEGPILGECPDCGEEHGGELAVKTLQSGSRLVGCTRYPDCEYSLPLPRRGDIEVTDEHCDEHELPELVIHSGDEPWELGCPICNYQEFQARESESGSDLEALDGVGAKTVEKLADAGIEDLEDLTDADPDTVASDVEGVSADRIRSWQAKA, encoded by the coding sequence GTGGAGCTGATAATCACGGAAAAGGACAACGCGGCCCGCCGGATCGCCGACATTCTGAGCGGCGAGACCTACGACTCGAGCCGCGAGAACGGCGTCAACGTCTATGAGTGGGGCGGCAAGCGCTGCGTGGGGCTCTCGGGCCACGTCGTCGGCGTGGACTTCCCTTCGGAGTACTCGGACTGGCGGGACGTCGAGCCCGTCGAGTTGATCGATGCGAGCGTCGAGAAGACGGCCACGAAGGAGAACATCGTCGCGACGCTTCGATTGCTTTCCCGACGCGCTCAGCGCGTGACGATCGCGACTGACTACGACCGCGAGGGCGAACTGATCGGCAAGGAAGCCTACGACATCGTCCGGAACGTCGACGAGGACGTGCCGATTCGCCGGGTTCGGTTCTCCTCGATCACGGAAAACGAGGTCCAGAGCGCGTTCGACGAACCCGACGAACTCGACTTCGATCTCGCGGCCGCCGGTGAGGCCCGCCAGATCATCGATCTCATCTGGGGGGCCGCGCTCACCCGCTATCTCTCCCTATCCGCGGGGCAACTCGGTGACGACTTCATCTCCGTCGGCCGGGTCCAGTCGCCGACGCTGAAGCTGATCGTCGACCGCGAGCGCGAGATCCAGGCCTTCGATCCCGAGGACTACTGGGAGCTGTTCGCGGACCTGCAGAAGAGCGAGGCGCAACGCGCCTCGGAGACGTCGAGCGGTGAGGAACCGCGAGATGACGAGACGTCCTTCGAAGCGCAGTACTTCTACCGCGACGAGGACGACAACGAAGCCGAGCGCGTCTGGGACGAAACCGTCGCCGACGAGGTCTACGAGACGCTCGCCGACCGAGACGCCGCGACGGTTGTCGACGTCAACCGGCGGACCCGAACCGACACGCCGCCGGAACCGTTCAACACGACCCAGTTCATCCGCGCAGCGAGTGCTATCGGCTACTCAGCCAAACGGGCGATGTCGATCGCCGAGGATCTCTACACGGCCGGTTACATCACCTATCCGCGGACCGATAACACCGTCTATCCCGACGATCTCGACCCCGAAGAACTCTTAGACGAGTTCGTCAGCCATCCGTCACTCGGCGACAGCGCCGAGTCGCTGCTCGAGGCCGACGAGATCGTCCCCACTGAAGGCGACGAGGAGACGACCGACCACCCGCCCATTCATCCGACGGGCGAGATTCCGACCCGCGGCGACGTCTCAGACGACGAGTGGGACGTGTTCGAACTCGTCGTGCGCCGGTTCTATGCGACCGTCGCCGACGCCGCGGTCTGGGAACACCTCAAGGTCGTCGCCGAGGTCGACGACTGCCGGCTCAAGTCCAATGGGAAGCGCCTCGTCGAGCCCGGCTACCACGACGTCTATCCGTACTTCTCCACGACGGAGAACTTCGTCCCCGACGTCGACGAAGGCGAGGAACTGGCGCTCTCCGACGTCGAACTCGAGGACAAAGAGACCCAGCCGCCGCGGCGATACGGCCAGTCGCGGCTCATCGAGACGATGGAGGATATGGGTATCGGGACCAAGTCGACGCGCCACAACACCCTCGAGAAGCTGTACGATCGGGGCTACATCGAGAGCGATCCACCGCGGCCGACGAAGCTTGCGATGGCCGTCGTCGACGCGGCCGAGAACTACGCCGACCGGATCGTCAGCGAGGAGATGACCGCCCAGCTCGAGGCCGACATGGACGCCATTGCCAGCGGCGAGGCGACGCTGGCCGACGTAACAGACGAGTCTCGTGAGATGCTCGAGGAGATCTTCGCGAACCTCGCCGACTCGCGCGACGAGATCGGCGACCACCTCCGCAAGTCGCTGAAAGACGACAAGCGACTCGGTCCCTGTCCCGAGTGCGGCGAGGACTTGCTCGTGCGCCGGAGTCGCCACGGCTCGTACTTCATCGGCTGTGACGGCTATCCCGACTGCGAGAACACGTTACCGCTTCCCTCGACTGGCAAGCCACTTATCCTCGAGGATGAGTGCGAGGAACACGGCCTCAACGAGGTCAAGATGCTCGCGGGTCGGCAGACGTTCGTCCACGGCTGCCCGCTCTGTAAGGCCGAGGACGCCGGCGAGGGACCGATCTTGGGCGAGTGTCCGGACTGTGGCGAGGAACACGGCGGCGAACTCGCCGTCAAGACCCTCCAGAGTGGCTCACGCCTCGTGGGCTGTACGCGCTACCCCGACTGCGAGTACTCACTGCCGCTGCCCCGCCGCGGCGATATCGAGGTCACCGACGAACACTGTGACGAGCACGAGTTGCCGGAACTCGTCATCCACAGCGGCGACGAGCCCTGGGAACTGGGCTGTCCGATCTGTAACTATCAGGAGTTCCAAGCCCGCGAGAGCGAGTCGGGCTCGGACCTCGAGGCGCTCGACGGAGTCGGTGCAAAGACCGTCGAAAAGCTCGCCGACGCGGGGATCGAGGACCTCGAGGACCTGACCGATGCCGATCCCGACACCGTCGCGTCCGACGTCGAGGGCGTCAGCGCCGATCGCATCCGGAGCTGGCAGGCGAAGGCGTAA